A genome region from Streptomyces sp. S4.7 includes the following:
- a CDS encoding oxidoreductase: MSEPHDDEAPDWLSATELGMWQAFRNGSTYDLSVPSPLLNDPAAAGPWGEHRSVRARVIALLLLSGPSARPGRVAALKLRGAYISGSLDLAGGNVDPYVELTYCRFERELVLPECHFTTLRLVGCVIPRLEAARLRTEGDLHLPRCQVARGIRLTDAQIGTDLLISQISVRPDSNSRSIAADGMSVGQDLQAEQIETHGEFSLRGAKVGGSLMLRGSRLRAAGERRALNAPQLTVERSLYMTGAVVSIATGNANSTPPYGTVYTGNTTRLPPGTEIRRFECYGGVRLDDGRFGDTIDFHQARFLMAAGEEVSLRRITATELRFQCEKPLEGRVVLNGAKITTLMDLSTSWPGPGGLAMGGFSYENVVPSGHFPLNRRLEWLDSATPEYSPEPYERLAQVMRNSGEDADAREVLLAKQRRRRETLPLAAKTWGYIQDWTVAYGYRPGRAALWMAMLWAGGTFAFARHAPEPLKGEEHPAWNPALYVLDLLVPVINLGQDGHWRTEGGWQWLAASMVLLGWILATTVAAGASRLLRRG; this comes from the coding sequence GTGTCCGAGCCGCACGACGACGAGGCTCCGGACTGGCTCTCGGCCACAGAACTCGGCATGTGGCAGGCCTTCCGGAACGGCAGCACCTACGACCTGAGCGTGCCGAGTCCGCTGCTCAACGATCCGGCCGCGGCCGGTCCTTGGGGCGAGCACCGCAGCGTGCGCGCCCGCGTGATCGCGCTTCTGCTGCTCAGCGGGCCCTCCGCGCGGCCGGGCCGGGTCGCCGCCCTCAAGCTGCGCGGGGCGTACATCAGCGGGTCGCTGGACCTGGCGGGCGGCAATGTCGATCCCTATGTGGAGCTGACCTACTGCCGCTTCGAGCGCGAGCTGGTGCTGCCGGAGTGCCACTTCACGACGTTGCGGCTGGTGGGCTGTGTGATCCCGCGCCTGGAGGCCGCCCGGCTGCGTACGGAGGGCGATCTGCATCTGCCGCGCTGCCAGGTGGCCCGCGGTATCCGGCTGACCGACGCGCAGATCGGCACGGACCTGCTGATCAGCCAGATATCCGTGCGGCCCGACAGCAACAGCCGCTCCATCGCCGCCGACGGGATGTCCGTGGGGCAGGACCTCCAGGCCGAACAGATAGAGACGCACGGGGAGTTCAGTCTGCGCGGCGCGAAGGTCGGCGGCTCGCTCATGCTGCGCGGCAGCCGGCTGCGCGCGGCGGGTGAGCGCCGCGCGCTGAACGCGCCGCAGCTCACGGTGGAGCGCTCGCTCTACATGACGGGCGCCGTCGTGAGCATCGCGACGGGCAACGCCAACTCCACGCCGCCGTACGGCACGGTCTACACGGGCAACACCACGCGGCTGCCGCCGGGCACCGAGATCCGGCGCTTCGAGTGCTACGGCGGGGTCCGTCTGGACGACGGGCGGTTCGGCGACACGATCGACTTCCACCAGGCCCGCTTCCTGATGGCGGCGGGCGAGGAGGTGTCGCTGCGCCGGATCACCGCGACGGAGCTGCGCTTCCAGTGCGAGAAGCCCCTGGAGGGCCGGGTCGTGCTGAACGGCGCGAAGATCACCACGCTGATGGACCTGTCCACGAGCTGGCCGGGCCCCGGCGGTCTGGCCATGGGCGGCTTCTCCTACGAGAACGTGGTGCCGTCCGGCCACTTCCCGCTCAACCGGCGGCTGGAGTGGCTGGACTCGGCGACGCCGGAGTACTCGCCGGAGCCGTACGAGCGCCTGGCGCAGGTGATGCGCAACAGCGGCGAGGACGCCGACGCCCGCGAGGTGCTGCTGGCCAAGCAGCGCAGGCGGCGCGAGACGCTGCCGCTGGCGGCGAAGACATGGGGCTACATCCAGGACTGGACGGTGGCGTACGGCTACCGGCCGGGCCGGGCCGCGCTGTGGATGGCCATGCTGTGGGCGGGAGGCACGTTCGCCTTCGCACGGCACGCGCCGGAGCCGCTCAAGGGCGAGGAGCACCCGGCCTGGAATCCGGCTCTGTACGTACTGGACCTGCTGGTGCCGGTGATCAATCTGGGCCAGGACGGGCACTGGCGGACGGAGGGCGGCTGGCAGTGGCTGGCGGCCTCGATGGTGCTGCTCGGCTGGATTCTGGCCACAACTGTCGCAGCAGGTGCCTCACGCCTCCTGCGTCGCGGCTGA
- the ybaK gene encoding Cys-tRNA(Pro) deacylase, producing the protein MAKKQAKKAAGSTPATVALTAAKAEFTLHAYEHDPAAPSYGEAAAEALGVPADRVFKTLVADVDGELTVAVVPVSGSLDLKALAAAVGGKRATMADPAAAERTTGYVRGGISPLGQRRRLRTVLDSSAGAHPTVCVSAGRRGLEVELSPSDLAALTSATLAPIARA; encoded by the coding sequence TTGGCGAAGAAGCAGGCGAAGAAGGCCGCGGGCAGCACACCGGCCACGGTCGCGCTGACGGCGGCGAAGGCCGAGTTCACCCTGCACGCGTACGAGCACGACCCGGCGGCGCCCTCCTACGGCGAGGCGGCCGCGGAGGCGCTGGGGGTGCCGGCGGACCGGGTGTTCAAGACGCTGGTCGCCGACGTCGACGGCGAACTTACCGTGGCGGTCGTCCCGGTCTCCGGCTCGCTGGACCTGAAGGCGCTGGCCGCCGCCGTGGGCGGCAAGCGGGCGACGATGGCCGACCCGGCGGCGGCGGAGCGCACCACGGGGTACGTACGGGGCGGCATCTCACCGCTGGGCCAGCGCAGACGGCTCCGTACGGTGCTCGACTCATCGGCGGGGGCCCACCCGACGGTCTGTGTCTCGGCGGGCCGCCGGGGCCTGGAGGTGGAGCTGTCCCCGTCGGACCTGGCCGCACTGACGTCGGCGACGCTGGCCCCGATCGCGCGGGCCTGA
- a CDS encoding LON peptidase substrate-binding domain-containing protein, giving the protein MTTAHLPLFPLNAVLFPGLVMPLNIFEERYRAMMRELLKADESEPRRFVVVAIRDGHEVAPTASGMPDPTALRERGPSAGFGSEPLKAFHPVGCVADATTVRERPDGSFEVLATGTSRVRLLSVDTGGPYLSAQVEDLAEDSGEGAGALAEVVLRAFRGYQKRLAGARERSLSTSDNLPDEPSVVSYLVAAAAVLDTAAKQRLLEAPDTLTRLREELKLLRAETAVIRHLPSLPAVDLTLKPTSPN; this is encoded by the coding sequence GTGACCACCGCACATCTCCCTCTCTTCCCGCTGAACGCGGTGCTGTTCCCGGGCCTCGTGATGCCCCTGAACATCTTCGAGGAGCGGTATCGCGCCATGATGCGCGAGCTGCTCAAGGCCGACGAGTCCGAACCGCGACGCTTCGTCGTGGTCGCCATCCGCGACGGGCACGAAGTCGCGCCGACCGCCTCCGGCATGCCCGACCCGACGGCCCTGCGGGAGCGCGGGCCCTCGGCCGGCTTCGGCTCCGAGCCGCTCAAGGCGTTCCACCCGGTGGGCTGCGTCGCCGACGCGACCACCGTCCGCGAACGCCCGGACGGCAGCTTCGAGGTACTGGCCACCGGCACCAGCCGGGTCCGGCTGCTCTCCGTCGACACCGGCGGGCCCTATCTGAGCGCCCAGGTCGAGGACCTGGCGGAGGACTCGGGCGAGGGCGCGGGAGCACTCGCCGAAGTCGTCCTGCGGGCCTTCCGCGGCTACCAGAAACGGCTGGCGGGCGCGCGTGAGCGGTCGCTGTCGACCAGCGACAACCTGCCCGACGAACCGTCCGTGGTCTCGTACCTGGTGGCCGCGGCGGCCGTCCTGGACACGGCGGCGAAACAGCGGCTGCTGGAGGCGCCGGACACCCTGACGCGCCTGCGGGAGGAGCTGAAGCTCCTGCGGGCCGAGACGGCGGTGATCCGGCACCTGCCGTCGCTGCCGGCCGTGGACCTCACCCTGAAGCCCACAAGCCCCAACTAG
- the hisD gene encoding histidinol dehydrogenase translates to MISRIDLRGDALPEGGALRGLLPRAEFDVEAALAKVRPICEDVRHRGTSALIEYAHKFDGVTLDRVRVPAEALTRALEALDPAVRAGLEESIRRARTVHRAQRRTEHTTQVVPGGKVTEKWVPVGRVGLYAPGGRAVYPSSVIMNVVPAQEAGVGSIALASPPQKEFGGLPHPTILAACALLGVDEVYAAGGAQAVAMFAYGTTGPDGCPPADMVTGPGNIWVTAAKRYFAGRIGIDTEAGPTEIAVLADATADPVHVAADLISQAEHDPLAAAVLVTDSAELADAVEKELVPQTAAIKHVEERIAPALSGKQSAIVLVDGVEEGLRVVDAYGAEHLEIQTADAAAVAARVRNAGAIFVGPYAPVSLGDYCAGSNHVLPTGGCACHSSGLSVQSFLRGIHIVDYTRDALADVAHHVVTLAEAEDLPAHGAAVKARFGWKLPSVPASSGEVPGE, encoded by the coding sequence GTGATCTCACGAATCGATCTGCGCGGCGACGCCCTCCCCGAGGGCGGCGCGCTGCGCGGCCTGCTGCCCCGTGCCGAGTTCGACGTGGAAGCCGCCCTCGCGAAGGTGCGGCCCATCTGCGAGGACGTACGCCATCGCGGCACCTCGGCGCTGATCGAGTACGCCCACAAGTTCGACGGCGTGACGCTGGACCGGGTACGGGTGCCCGCCGAAGCGCTCACCCGCGCCCTTGAGGCCCTGGATCCCGCCGTTCGGGCCGGGCTGGAGGAGTCGATCCGGCGGGCCCGCACCGTCCACCGGGCCCAGCGGCGCACGGAGCACACCACCCAGGTCGTGCCCGGCGGCAAGGTGACCGAGAAGTGGGTGCCGGTCGGCCGCGTCGGGCTCTACGCGCCCGGCGGACGCGCCGTGTACCCGTCCTCCGTGATCATGAACGTGGTCCCGGCGCAGGAAGCGGGCGTCGGCTCGATCGCGCTCGCCTCACCTCCCCAGAAGGAGTTCGGCGGCCTGCCGCACCCGACGATCCTCGCCGCCTGCGCGCTGCTCGGCGTCGACGAGGTGTACGCGGCCGGCGGCGCCCAGGCCGTCGCGATGTTCGCGTACGGCACGACGGGACCCGACGGCTGTCCGCCCGCCGACATGGTCACCGGTCCGGGCAACATCTGGGTCACCGCCGCCAAGCGTTACTTCGCCGGCCGCATCGGCATCGACACCGAGGCCGGCCCGACCGAGATCGCCGTCCTCGCGGACGCCACCGCCGACCCGGTGCATGTCGCCGCCGACCTGATCAGCCAGGCCGAGCACGACCCGCTCGCCGCCGCCGTCCTCGTCACCGACTCCGCCGAACTGGCCGACGCGGTCGAGAAGGAACTGGTGCCGCAGACCGCCGCCATCAAGCACGTCGAGGAGCGCATCGCGCCCGCCCTTTCGGGCAAGCAGTCCGCGATCGTGCTGGTCGACGGCGTGGAGGAGGGCCTGCGGGTCGTCGACGCGTACGGCGCCGAGCACCTGGAGATCCAGACCGCCGACGCCGCCGCCGTCGCCGCCCGGGTCCGCAACGCGGGCGCGATCTTCGTGGGCCCGTACGCGCCGGTCTCGCTCGGCGACTACTGCGCCGGCTCCAACCACGTCCTGCCGACCGGCGGGTGCGCCTGCCACTCCTCGGGGCTCTCCGTCCAGTCCTTCCTGCGCGGCATCCACATCGTCGACTACACGCGCGACGCGCTCGCCGACGTCGCCCACCACGTCGTCACGCTCGCCGAGGCCGAGGACCTGCCCGCCCACGGCGCGGCGGTCAAGGCGCGTTTCGGCTGGAAACTGCCGTCCGTACCGGCGTCCTCGGGGGAGGTGCCCGGCGAATGA
- a CDS encoding ABC transporter permease, with amino-acid sequence MPAARAATDRVDGEPAALATRARLLPSLGAVYRAQLSRARVARIPLLFVATFQSVGIMILMRGVVDGGAEARAVVAGSSVLVVAFVALNLLAQYFGQLRATGGLDHYATLPVPPAAVVLGAAGAYASFTVPGTAVTAVTGSLLFDLPMTHLWVLVAVIPLSGAALAGLGAALGLLAPRQELATLLGQLGMSAALLLGVLPADRLPGPITYARDLLPSTYGVEALARSFDRHPDWPTVALDLAVCAAVGVVSLAVATWAYRRAAVR; translated from the coding sequence GTGCCGGCCGCCCGTGCCGCGACGGACCGAGTCGATGGGGAGCCGGCGGCGCTGGCGACCCGGGCGCGGCTGCTGCCCTCGCTCGGCGCCGTGTACCGCGCGCAGTTGTCGCGGGCGCGCGTCGCGCGGATCCCGCTGCTGTTCGTCGCGACCTTCCAGTCCGTCGGGATCATGATCCTGATGCGCGGTGTCGTGGACGGCGGCGCCGAGGCGCGGGCGGTGGTGGCCGGGTCGAGCGTGCTCGTCGTGGCCTTCGTCGCGCTCAATCTGCTCGCCCAGTACTTCGGTCAGCTCCGCGCCACCGGCGGCCTCGACCACTACGCGACGCTGCCCGTGCCGCCCGCCGCCGTGGTGCTGGGCGCGGCCGGCGCGTACGCCTCGTTCACCGTGCCAGGCACGGCCGTGACCGCCGTGACAGGCAGTCTGCTCTTCGATCTGCCGATGACCCATCTCTGGGTGCTGGTCGCCGTGATCCCGCTCTCCGGTGCGGCCCTGGCCGGTCTCGGCGCGGCGCTGGGGCTGCTCGCCCCGCGCCAGGAGCTGGCCACGCTGCTCGGGCAGCTCGGCATGTCCGCCGCGCTGCTGCTGGGTGTGCTGCCGGCCGACCGGCTGCCGGGGCCGATCACCTACGCCAGGGACCTGCTGCCGTCCACGTACGGCGTGGAGGCCCTGGCCCGCAGCTTCGACAGGCATCCCGACTGGCCGACCGTCGCCCTCGACCTCGCGGTCTGCGCGGCAGTCGGTGTGGTCTCGCTGGCCGTCGCGACGTGGGCGTACCGGCGTGCGGCGGTCCGATGA
- a CDS encoding ABC transporter ATP-binding protein, producing MCAVRELVKTYPAARGRRGAPATPEVRANDGISLDVRRGEIFGLLGPNGAGKSTLVRQLTGLMRPDSGTVDVLGHDLVRHPERASRLIGYLGQESTALDELTVGLAAETTGRLRGLGLREARAERDAVLDELGLAELAGRPLKKLSGGQRRMACFAATLVGERPVLVLDEPTTGMDPVARRAVWAAVDRRRAERGATVLLVTHNVIEAETVLDRVAVLDRGKVIACDTPSGLKEQVAGEVRLELVWRERAPLDVPEVAALRGSAQESGRRWVLRLAPDEARAAVAAVTGGAAFAALDDFTLATPSLEDVYLALGGQVQGLVKA from the coding sequence GTGTGCGCGGTGCGGGAACTGGTCAAGACGTACCCCGCCGCGCGCGGCAGGCGTGGGGCCCCGGCCACCCCCGAGGTGCGTGCCAACGACGGCATCTCCCTGGACGTGCGGCGCGGTGAGATCTTCGGCCTGCTCGGGCCCAACGGTGCGGGCAAGTCCACTCTCGTACGCCAGCTCACCGGTCTCATGCGGCCCGACTCCGGCACCGTCGACGTCCTCGGACACGATCTGGTCCGGCACCCCGAGCGGGCCTCCCGTCTCATCGGCTATCTGGGCCAGGAGTCCACCGCGCTCGACGAGTTGACGGTCGGCCTCGCCGCCGAGACCACGGGCCGGCTGCGCGGGCTCGGCCTGCGCGAGGCGCGCGCCGAGCGCGACGCCGTCCTCGACGAACTCGGTCTCGCGGAACTCGCCGGCCGCCCACTGAAGAAGCTCTCCGGCGGCCAGCGGCGGATGGCGTGCTTCGCGGCCACGCTGGTGGGGGAGCGGCCCGTACTGGTCCTGGACGAGCCCACCACCGGCATGGACCCGGTCGCCAGGCGCGCCGTCTGGGCGGCGGTGGACCGGCGCCGGGCCGAACGCGGCGCGACCGTGCTGCTCGTCACCCACAACGTAATCGAGGCCGAGACCGTCCTCGACCGGGTCGCCGTGCTCGACCGGGGCAAGGTCATCGCCTGCGACACCCCGTCCGGCCTCAAGGAGCAGGTCGCCGGTGAAGTCCGGCTGGAACTCGTCTGGCGCGAACGCGCACCGCTCGATGTCCCCGAGGTCGCCGCGCTGCGCGGATCCGCGCAGGAGTCGGGCCGCCGGTGGGTGCTGCGGCTGGCCCCCGACGAGGCGCGCGCGGCCGTCGCGGCGGTGACGGGCGGCGCGGCCTTCGCGGCACTGGACGACTTCACGCTGGCCACGCCGAGCCTGGAGGACGTCTACCTGGCACTCGGCGGCCAGGTACAGGGCCTGGTGAAGGCATGA
- a CDS encoding NYN domain-containing protein yields the protein MEHVDRCVVLVDAGYLLGAAASLLAGEPARSRITVDHAALIQGLRERAEADTEQPLLRIYWFDGAPDRVPQPEHRRLRVMSRVTVRLGALTRSDGRWAQKGVDAAMHAELTELARNRACSDVVLVTGDGDLLPGLMSAKEHGVAVHLWAVQAADGDYNQSEDLVAEADERRVLDRAWITKAVRAKDFGGVCAPPPATRPEIAAILSAPLPESALAASAERAAEAQATSARNGTAPPATEHAPGHDHGPETAHPAPPGTKGVPTPKDLAALRAPGPQVSPPPPANATLRWSSDRGWVERAGGAGQLGESPETASLPTLAQLTSAEQRWADREEDITTVGGDPFEVGQVFARRWMERLPEASHVQKLSTMYPRIPHRIDGEVLRYAARFGLLAHKDDQIDEHDRYAIRAGFWREIDVRAAADRPTTTD from the coding sequence GTGGAACACGTGGACCGCTGCGTCGTCCTGGTGGACGCCGGTTATCTGCTGGGCGCCGCCGCGAGCCTCCTCGCCGGAGAACCGGCCCGCTCACGCATCACCGTCGACCACGCCGCCCTCATCCAGGGTCTTCGGGAACGCGCCGAGGCCGATACGGAGCAGCCGCTGCTCCGTATCTACTGGTTCGACGGTGCCCCCGACCGGGTGCCGCAGCCCGAGCACCGTCGGCTGCGCGTCATGTCACGTGTCACCGTCCGGCTGGGCGCTCTGACCCGCAGCGACGGGCGCTGGGCGCAGAAGGGCGTCGACGCGGCGATGCACGCCGAACTCACGGAGCTGGCCCGCAATCGCGCCTGCTCGGACGTGGTCCTGGTGACCGGGGACGGCGATCTGCTGCCCGGCCTGATGTCCGCCAAGGAGCACGGCGTCGCCGTGCATCTGTGGGCCGTCCAGGCGGCGGACGGCGACTACAACCAGTCCGAGGACCTGGTGGCCGAGGCGGACGAGCGCCGGGTGCTCGACCGGGCCTGGATCACCAAGGCCGTACGCGCCAAGGACTTCGGCGGGGTCTGCGCGCCACCGCCGGCGACCCGCCCCGAGATCGCGGCCATCCTCTCCGCGCCGCTGCCCGAATCGGCGCTCGCCGCGTCCGCCGAGCGGGCGGCCGAGGCACAGGCCACGTCCGCGCGCAACGGGACGGCGCCGCCCGCCACGGAGCACGCGCCGGGGCACGACCACGGCCCCGAGACCGCGCATCCCGCGCCCCCCGGCACCAAAGGGGTCCCCACCCCCAAGGATCTGGCCGCCCTGCGCGCGCCAGGACCGCAGGTGTCGCCGCCCCCGCCGGCGAACGCGACGCTGCGCTGGTCGTCCGACCGGGGCTGGGTCGAGCGCGCGGGCGGCGCCGGGCAGCTCGGGGAATCGCCGGAGACGGCGTCGCTGCCCACGCTCGCGCAGCTCACCAGCGCCGAGCAGCGCTGGGCCGACCGCGAGGAGGACATCACGACGGTCGGCGGCGATCCGTTCGAGGTGGGCCAGGTCTTCGCCCGGCGCTGGATGGAGCGGCTGCCCGAGGCGAGTCATGTGCAGAAGCTGTCGACGATGTATCCGCGGATCCCGCACCGGATCGACGGCGAGGTACTGAGGTACGCGGCCCGCTTCGGGCTGCTGGCGCACAAGGACGACCAGATCGACGAGCACGACCGGTACGCGATCAGGGCGGGTTTCTGGCGCGAGATCGACGTGCGGGCGGCGGCGGACCGCCCGACCACGACGGACTAG